In Persicimonas caeni, a single window of DNA contains:
- the purQ gene encoding phosphoribosylformylglycinamidine synthase subunit PurQ, with the protein MKFAVVVFPGSNCDRDCFHVVSRVLDAPVEYVWHRDTDLKGADCVLLPGGFSYGDYLRTGAIAKMSPVMDTVAEFAANGGPVLGICNGFQVLLETGLLPGAMLRNTSLTFICKDSPLRCATTRTPFTSTLEQGEVITLPIAHAEGNYFIDEDGLAELRDNDQIVFEYCSKDGEVAPEFNPNGSVANIAGICNREGNVVGMMPHPERAAEAVLGSDEGLALFKAVVDSLV; encoded by the coding sequence ATGAAATTCGCAGTAGTGGTCTTTCCCGGTTCGAACTGTGACCGGGACTGCTTTCATGTGGTCTCCCGCGTGCTCGACGCCCCCGTCGAGTACGTCTGGCACCGCGACACCGACCTCAAGGGCGCCGACTGCGTGCTCCTTCCGGGCGGCTTCTCCTACGGTGATTACCTGCGCACCGGCGCCATCGCCAAGATGAGCCCGGTGATGGACACCGTCGCCGAGTTCGCCGCCAACGGCGGGCCGGTGCTGGGCATCTGCAACGGCTTTCAAGTCTTGCTCGAGACCGGGCTTCTGCCCGGCGCGATGCTCCGCAACACGTCGCTCACCTTCATCTGCAAGGACAGCCCGCTTCGCTGCGCCACGACGCGAACCCCGTTCACGTCGACGCTCGAGCAGGGCGAGGTCATCACGCTCCCCATCGCCCACGCCGAGGGCAACTACTTCATCGACGAAGACGGCCTGGCCGAGCTTCGCGACAACGACCAGATCGTCTTCGAGTACTGCTCGAAGGACGGCGAGGTCGCCCCGGAGTTCAACCCCAACGGCAGCGTGGCCAATATCGCCGGCATCTGTAACCGCGAGGGCAACGTGGTGGGCATGATGCCGCACCCGGAGCGCGCAGCAGAGGCCGTGTTGGGCAGTGATGAAGGATTGGCGTTATTCAAGGCGGTTGTCGATTCGCTCGTTTGA
- the purL gene encoding phosphoribosylformylglycinamidine synthase subunit PurL has protein sequence MKLEEKREFAKANGLSDEEFDLALEILGREPTLAEVGVVSAMWSEHCSYKSSRVHLSRLPTEGPQVVQGPGENAGAVDIGGGYAAVFKMESHNHPSYIEPYQGAATGVGGILRDVFTMGARPIGNMNSLRFGAVDHEKTPHLFHGVVAGIAGYGNCIGVPTVGGEIYFDPSYNGNILVNVFNVGVCRKDEIFKGIAEGVGNPIFYVGSGTGRDGIHGATMASQEFSEEKEAERPTVQVGDPFREKLLLEACQELMRTDSIVGIQDMGAAGLTSSSVEMADRAGNGVRIDADKIPAREENMSAYEFLLSESQERMLIVVEKGKEDAVAEIFDRWELEWAQIGEVTEGDSFEVWQHGEKVVDIPVSKLTSAAPKYDRPQKRPAYMDELEPASVDAPADLAEAFEDLVGSPNICSRNYVYEQFDHMVGVGTVVRPGAGDAAVLRVPGTDQSLAIAVDCNSRFCYLDAEEGAKLAVAECARNLSCVGAKPLGTTDCMNFGNPENPEIMWQFARAVDGMKEACIALDAPVVSGNVSLYNASNEVDIYPTPSVALVGGFDGPLEGTKYEAGGYTTMDFKESGDRIILLGETDQDDLGGSEYLWRQTGQIGDKPPKLDLDREVVVQKLVRELIANGQVRSAHDCAEGGLGVALAEGCFTSSVDGIGVKLDMDATERPDLELFSESPSRIVVSVAADKADAVLEAAEAAGVPAADIGETTDDGQFVWGEVLDVAVDTLADRWRTGLDSLHG, from the coding sequence ATGAAACTCGAAGAAAAACGAGAATTCGCCAAGGCCAACGGCCTGTCCGACGAGGAATTCGACCTCGCCCTCGAGATCTTGGGTCGTGAGCCGACGCTCGCCGAGGTGGGCGTGGTCAGCGCGATGTGGAGCGAGCACTGTTCGTACAAGAGCTCGCGGGTCCACCTGAGCCGCCTGCCGACCGAGGGTCCGCAGGTCGTCCAAGGCCCCGGCGAAAACGCCGGCGCGGTCGACATCGGCGGGGGCTACGCCGCGGTCTTCAAGATGGAGAGCCACAACCACCCGAGCTATATCGAGCCCTATCAGGGCGCGGCGACCGGCGTGGGCGGCATCCTTCGCGACGTGTTCACCATGGGCGCGCGGCCCATCGGCAACATGAACAGCCTCCGGTTCGGCGCGGTCGACCACGAGAAGACCCCGCACCTGTTCCACGGCGTCGTCGCCGGCATCGCCGGCTATGGCAACTGCATCGGCGTGCCCACCGTGGGCGGCGAGATCTACTTCGACCCGTCGTATAACGGCAATATCCTGGTCAACGTCTTCAACGTCGGCGTGTGCAGGAAGGACGAGATCTTCAAGGGCATCGCCGAGGGCGTGGGCAACCCGATCTTCTACGTCGGCTCGGGCACCGGCCGCGACGGCATCCACGGCGCGACGATGGCCAGCCAGGAGTTCTCCGAGGAGAAAGAGGCCGAGCGCCCGACCGTCCAGGTGGGCGACCCGTTCCGCGAGAAGCTCTTGCTCGAAGCCTGCCAAGAGCTCATGCGCACCGATTCCATCGTCGGCATCCAGGACATGGGCGCCGCCGGCCTGACGAGCTCGTCGGTCGAGATGGCCGACCGCGCCGGCAACGGCGTGCGCATCGACGCCGACAAGATCCCGGCGCGCGAAGAGAATATGAGCGCCTACGAGTTCCTGCTCAGCGAGAGCCAGGAGCGCATGCTCATCGTCGTCGAGAAGGGCAAAGAGGACGCCGTCGCCGAGATCTTCGACCGCTGGGAGCTCGAATGGGCCCAGATCGGCGAGGTCACCGAGGGCGACAGCTTCGAGGTGTGGCAGCACGGCGAAAAAGTCGTCGATATCCCCGTCTCCAAGCTCACCTCGGCTGCCCCCAAATACGACCGCCCGCAAAAGCGCCCGGCGTATATGGACGAGCTCGAGCCGGCCAGCGTCGACGCGCCGGCCGACCTGGCCGAGGCCTTCGAGGACCTGGTCGGAAGCCCGAATATCTGCTCCAGAAACTACGTCTACGAGCAATTCGACCACATGGTCGGCGTGGGCACGGTCGTGCGTCCCGGCGCCGGTGACGCCGCCGTGCTGCGCGTGCCCGGAACCGACCAGTCGTTGGCCATCGCCGTCGATTGCAACAGCCGGTTCTGCTACCTCGACGCCGAGGAGGGCGCCAAGCTCGCCGTCGCCGAGTGCGCGCGCAACCTGAGCTGCGTTGGCGCAAAGCCTCTGGGCACCACCGACTGCATGAACTTCGGCAACCCCGAAAACCCCGAGATCATGTGGCAATTCGCCCGCGCGGTCGACGGCATGAAGGAAGCCTGCATCGCGCTCGACGCCCCGGTGGTCAGCGGCAACGTCAGCCTCTACAACGCCTCGAACGAGGTCGACATCTACCCGACCCCGTCGGTCGCGCTCGTCGGCGGCTTCGACGGCCCGCTCGAGGGCACGAAGTACGAGGCAGGCGGCTACACGACCATGGACTTCAAGGAGTCGGGCGACCGCATCATCCTGCTCGGCGAGACCGACCAGGACGACCTGGGCGGCTCGGAGTACCTGTGGCGCCAGACGGGCCAAATCGGCGACAAGCCGCCCAAGCTCGACCTGGACCGCGAGGTCGTCGTCCAAAAGCTCGTGCGCGAGTTGATCGCCAACGGACAGGTTCGCAGCGCTCACGACTGCGCCGAGGGCGGTCTGGGCGTCGCGCTCGCCGAGGGCTGCTTTACCTCCTCGGTCGACGGCATCGGCGTCAAACTCGACATGGACGCCACCGAGCGTCCCGACCTCGAGTTGTTCAGCGAGTCGCCCTCGCGCATCGTCGTCAGCGTCGCCGCCGACAAGGCCGACGCCGTGCTCGAGGCGGCCGAGGCCGCCGGCGTGCCCGCCGCCGACATCGGCGAGACGACCGACGACGGCCAATTCGTGTGGGGTGAGGTGCTCGACGTTGCCGTCGACACACTCGCCGACCGCTGGCGCACCGGCCTCGATTCGTTGCACGGATGA
- the purB gene encoding adenylosuccinate lyase produces MIPRYTRPELAELWSETNKYNIWFDVELAAVEAWAEEGVVPEEAAAEIRDNAVVDVDRAKEIEKITRHDIAAFVQSLEEQVGEEYGRWIHFGLTSSDILDTTFAIQLRQAADILLADIDEMMEVIERRAMEHKHTPKIGRSHGIHAEPTTFGHTLAIWYDEMRRNRKRLENARETISYGKISGSVGTFTNVPPSVEAYVCDKLGLNAAPASSQIVQRDRHAEFFCALGLIASSLEKFAVEIRHMQRTELREAEEKFRKGQKGSSSMPHKRNPVLSENVTGLARTVRGYITPALENVALWHERDISHSSVERMIGPDATGVLDFALVRMTKVLDNLVVYPENMRANLDRTRGLPFSQRVLSMLIRKGLSRNEAYKRVQSVAMVAWEQEKDFEKLARADDDITEHLSDEELDQCFDLEHSLRHVDDIFARVFGQ; encoded by the coding sequence ATGATCCCCCGCTATACCCGCCCCGAACTCGCCGAACTCTGGTCCGAAACCAACAAGTACAATATCTGGTTTGATGTCGAATTGGCCGCCGTCGAGGCGTGGGCCGAAGAAGGCGTTGTGCCAGAAGAGGCCGCCGCCGAGATCCGCGACAACGCGGTCGTCGACGTCGACCGGGCCAAAGAGATCGAGAAGATCACCCGACACGACATCGCCGCCTTCGTGCAGAGCCTCGAAGAGCAGGTCGGCGAGGAGTACGGGCGCTGGATTCACTTCGGGCTGACCAGCTCGGATATCCTCGACACCACCTTCGCCATCCAACTGCGCCAGGCCGCCGACATCCTCCTCGCCGATATCGACGAGATGATGGAGGTCATCGAGCGGCGCGCCATGGAGCACAAACACACCCCCAAGATCGGTCGAAGCCACGGCATCCACGCCGAGCCGACCACCTTCGGGCACACCCTGGCCATCTGGTACGACGAGATGCGCCGCAACCGAAAGCGCCTGGAGAACGCGCGCGAGACCATCTCGTACGGCAAGATCTCCGGGTCGGTGGGCACCTTCACCAACGTGCCGCCGTCGGTCGAAGCCTACGTGTGCGACAAGCTGGGGCTGAACGCCGCGCCGGCGTCGAGCCAGATCGTCCAGCGCGACCGCCACGCCGAATTCTTCTGCGCCCTGGGGCTGATCGCCTCGAGCCTGGAAAAATTCGCCGTCGAAATCCGCCACATGCAGCGCACCGAGCTTCGCGAGGCCGAAGAGAAGTTTCGCAAGGGCCAGAAGGGCTCGAGCTCGATGCCTCACAAGCGCAATCCGGTGCTAAGTGAAAACGTCACCGGCTTGGCTCGCACGGTTCGGGGTTATATTACCCCCGCGCTCGAAAATGTCGCGCTGTGGCACGAACGAGATATCAGCCACTCGTCGGTCGAGCGCATGATCGGTCCGGACGCCACCGGCGTGCTCGATTTTGCGCTCGTGCGCATGACCAAGGTCTTGGACAACCTCGTGGTCTACCCCGAGAACATGCGCGCCAACCTCGACCGCACCCGCGGGCTGCCGTTCAGCCAGCGTGTCCTGTCGATGCTGATTCGCAAGGGCCTGTCCCGCAACGAGGCGTACAAGCGCGTTCAAAGCGTGGCGATGGTCGCCTGGGAGCAGGAGAAGGACTTCGAGAAGCTCGCGCGCGCCGACGACGACATCACCGAGCACCTGAGCGATGAAGAGCTCGACCAATGTTTCGACCTCGAGCACTCGCTGCGACACGTCGACGACATCTTCGCGCGTGTCTTCGGCCAGTGA
- the purS gene encoding phosphoribosylformylglycinamidine synthase subunit PurS encodes MPRARVLIQNKPGVFDPEGKVVHTGLERLGHGQVDQVRVGKVIDLHFESGTREEIAAEIDQMCSEFLVNPVIEDYTVEFLDE; translated from the coding sequence ATGCCGCGCGCACGAGTATTGATTCAGAACAAGCCCGGGGTCTTCGATCCCGAGGGCAAAGTCGTCCACACCGGATTGGAGCGCCTCGGCCACGGCCAGGTCGACCAAGTCCGCGTCGGGAAGGTCATCGACCTGCACTTCGAGTCGGGCACGCGCGAGGAAATCGCCGCCGAGATCGACCAGATGTGCTCGGAGTTCTTGGTCAACCCGGTGATTGAAGACTACACCGTCGAGTTTCTGGACGAATAA
- the purC gene encoding phosphoribosylaminoimidazolesuccinocarboxamide synthase has protein sequence MDFDVAYEGKAKQLILLEDDRDHYVQRFKDDATAFNGEKFAQFEGKGALNNAISSFLFEKLEEAGVLTHYIERRTETDMLIRKLEIVPLEVVVRNHVAGSLGRRTGLKEGSKVDPPIVETYYKKDELGDPILADVHIKMLDIVDDEELDQIKQAALRVNDVLQPIFEKAGIRLVDFKLEFGVDSAGAIILGDEISPDTSRLWDIESGDSLDKDVFRYDKGELIEAYEEVAERLGVEV, from the coding sequence ATGGATTTTGACGTCGCATACGAAGGCAAAGCCAAGCAGCTGATTCTGCTCGAAGACGACCGGGACCACTACGTCCAGCGCTTCAAGGACGACGCCACGGCGTTCAACGGCGAGAAATTCGCTCAGTTCGAGGGCAAAGGCGCCCTCAATAACGCCATCTCGTCGTTTTTGTTCGAGAAGTTGGAAGAGGCAGGGGTCCTTACGCATTACATCGAGCGGCGCACCGAGACCGATATGCTCATCCGCAAGCTCGAGATCGTGCCGCTGGAGGTCGTGGTGCGAAATCACGTGGCCGGCAGCCTCGGACGCCGCACGGGCCTCAAAGAAGGCAGCAAGGTCGACCCGCCCATCGTCGAGACCTACTACAAAAAAGACGAGCTGGGCGACCCGATCTTGGCCGACGTGCACATCAAGATGCTCGACATCGTCGACGATGAAGAGCTCGACCAGATCAAGCAGGCCGCGCTGCGGGTCAACGACGTGCTCCAGCCGATCTTCGAGAAGGCGGGCATCCGCCTGGTCGACTTCAAGCTCGAGTTTGGCGTCGACTCCGCCGGCGCGATCATTCTCGGCGACGAGATCAGCCCCGACACCAGCCGCCTGTGGGACATCGAGTCGGGCGACAGCCTCGACAAGGACGTGTTCCGCTACGACAAAGGCGAGCTCATCGAGGCGTACGAAGAAGTCGCCGAGCGACTGGGCGTCGAAGTTTGA